One region of Ananas comosus cultivar F153 linkage group 9, ASM154086v1, whole genome shotgun sequence genomic DNA includes:
- the LOC109715718 gene encoding cytochrome b-c1 complex subunit 7-2-like isoform X2 gives MALSSWTQWLINPRRNWLARQHMKAVSKRLRNYGLRYDDLYDPYYDLDIKEALARLPREVVDARNQRLKRAMDLSMKHEYLPEDLQALQTPFRGYLGDMFALVKKERAEREALGALPLYQRTIP, from the exons atggcGTTGTCGTCGTGGACGCAGTGGCTCATCAACCCCCGCCGCAACTGGCTCGCGCGCCAGCACATGAAGGCCGTCTCCAAACGCCTCAGGAACTACG GGCTTCGGTACGATGATTTGTACGATCCGTACTACGATCTAGATATTAAGGAGGCCCTCGCGCGGCTCCCGCGGGAGGTGGTGGACGCGCGGAACCAGCGGCTCAAGCGCGCCATGGATCTCTCCATGAAGCACGAGTACTTGCCCGAGGATCTCCAG GCACTGCAGACACCATTCAGAGGCTATCTTGGTGATATGTTCGCTCTG GTGAAGAAGGAGAGGGCCGAGCGAGAGGCATTGGGGGCTCTGCCTCTCTACCAGCGGACCATTCCTTGA
- the LOC109715718 gene encoding cytochrome b-c1 complex subunit 7-2-like isoform X1 — protein MALSSWTQWLINPRRNWLARQHMKAVSKRLRNYGLRYDDLYDPYYDLDIKEALARLPREVVDARNQRLKRAMDLSMKHEYLPEDLQALQTPFRGYLGDMFALYGDRSPGVMHHLSYGGRCSELHMLPYILFSEHCCEFEGEEGEGRARGIGGSASLPADHSLKCLCDVLSLFLNSSKDEIRCSE, from the exons atggcGTTGTCGTCGTGGACGCAGTGGCTCATCAACCCCCGCCGCAACTGGCTCGCGCGCCAGCACATGAAGGCCGTCTCCAAACGCCTCAGGAACTACG GGCTTCGGTACGATGATTTGTACGATCCGTACTACGATCTAGATATTAAGGAGGCCCTCGCGCGGCTCCCGCGGGAGGTGGTGGACGCGCGGAACCAGCGGCTCAAGCGCGCCATGGATCTCTCCATGAAGCACGAGTACTTGCCCGAGGATCTCCAG GCACTGCAGACACCATTCAGAGGCTATCTTGGTGATATGTTCGCTCTG TATGGTGATAGGTCCCCCGGTGTAATGCACCACCTATCATATGGTGGACGGTGCTCTGAACTGCATATGCTGCCATATATACTGTTTTCAGAACATTGTTGCGAGTTTGAAG GTGAAGAAGGAGAGGGCCGAGCGAGAGGCATTGGGGGCTCTGCCTCTCTACCAGCGGACCATTCCTTGAAGTGTCTCTGTGATGTGCTTTCTTTGTTTCTGAATTCTAGTAAAGATGAAATAAGATGCAGTGAATAA
- the LOC109715211 gene encoding uncharacterized protein LOC109715211 — protein sequence MDELIVVERRPHGSAVAVVTINRPGTLNSLTRPLMVTLAGAFRRLDADDAMVAVVLAGRGRTFCSGVDLAAAEDVFKGDVKDPTADPVAAMAACRKPIVGAVAGFAVTAGFEIALACDLLVAGRDAKLVDTSPTPTLPRPPLLAELNYPRPSASSPTSTLSRLPAASPTPVPSRPPALRVAALGLLRPHHARRPRRAHWTFYPVMCVARLNLFTQSLVLLLSPRGACRTARISYSACWCSGRGSRCCCHAYRPGPSGWRSCSSASRRREYSTRSSA from the coding sequence atggaTGAGCTCATCGTGGTGGAGCGGCGACCCCATGGATCCGCGGTGGCCGTGGTCACCATCAACCGCCCGGGCACGCTCAACTCGCTCACGCGCCCCCTGATGGTCACGCTCGCAGGCGCGTTCCGCCGCCTCGACGCCGACGACGCCATGGTCGCCGTGGTCCTCGCCGGGCGTGGCCGCACCTTCTGCTCCGGCGtcgacctcgccgccgccgaggacgtCTTCAAGGGCGACGTCAAGGACCCCACCGCCGACCCCGTCGCCGCCATGGCCGCGTGCCGCAAGCCCATCGTCGGCGCCGTCGCCGGATTCGCCGTCACCGCCGGGTTCGAGATCGCCCTCGCCTGCGACTTGCTCGTCGCGGGCCGCGACGCCAAGTTGGTCGACACCTCGCCGACCCCTACGCTGCCGAGGCCGCCGCTCCTCGCTGAACTCAACTACCCGAGGCCGTCCGCCTCCTCGCCGACCTCTACGCTGTCGAGACTGCCCGCCGCCTCGCCGACCCCCGTGCCGTCGAGGCCGCCCGCTCTTCGCGTCGCTGCGCTCGGCCTTCTACGGCCGCACCATGCACGTCGACCACGCCGCGCGCACTGGACCTTCTATCCCGTCATGTGCGTCGCGCGGCTCAACCTCTTCACGCAATCCCTCGTCCTGCTGCTCTCCCCGCGAGGCGCGTGCCGCACCGCGCGCATAAGCTACTCGGCCTGCTGGTGTTCTGGACGTGGTTCTCGCTGTTGCTGTCATGCCTACCGTCCTGGCCCGAGCGGCTGGCGGTCGTGCTCGTCAGCTTCGCGACGACGGGAGTACAGCACGCGCAGTTCTGCCTGA